In Bacillus sp. Cs-700, one genomic interval encodes:
- the ftsE gene encoding cell division ATP-binding protein FtsE, with protein MIEMKDVWKTYNNGIKAINGIDIKIDKGEFVYIVGPSGAGKSTFMRMMYREEKATSGTIVINGKDVGKLKNKHVPKLRREIGVVFQDFKLLPRLTVYENVAFALEVIEESKANTRKRVMETLSLVNLKNKARFLPDELSGGEQQRVSIARAIVNNPHILLTDEPTGNLDPETAWGIMDILDQINNRGTTVIMATHNKDIVNTFRKRVIAIDGGLVTRDEARGEYGYEN; from the coding sequence TTGATCGAAATGAAAGATGTTTGGAAAACGTATAACAATGGCATTAAAGCGATTAACGGAATTGATATTAAGATTGATAAAGGCGAGTTTGTTTACATAGTTGGGCCAAGTGGTGCTGGTAAATCAACCTTTATGAGAATGATGTACCGGGAAGAAAAGGCTACAAGTGGAACAATCGTTATTAATGGAAAAGACGTTGGCAAATTAAAGAATAAGCATGTGCCTAAGCTACGCCGCGAAATCGGCGTTGTTTTTCAGGATTTCAAGCTTTTACCAAGGCTAACGGTTTATGAGAACGTCGCTTTTGCTCTTGAAGTCATCGAAGAAAGCAAAGCAAATACGCGCAAGAGAGTCATGGAAACGTTGAGTCTCGTTAATTTGAAAAACAAAGCAAGATTCCTTCCGGACGAACTTTCTGGAGGTGAACAGCAGAGGGTTTCAATAGCAAGAGCGATCGTTAATAACCCTCACATTCTGCTTACAGATGAACCAACGGGGAATCTGGATCCAGAAACAGCATGGGGCATTATGGATATACTTGATCAAATCAACAATCGCGGTACAACTGTTATTATGGCAACCCATAATAAAGATATTGTGAATACATTCAGAAAACGTGTTATTGCAATTGATGGTGGTTTAGTAACCCGTGATGAAGCAAGAGGTGAATACGGGTATGAAAATTAA
- a CDS encoding DegV family protein gives MKTVAIVTDSTAYIPESMLTEYEITMVPLSVIFDNESYLEEKEIQADDFFEKVKKENILPKTSQPSIGSFVETYEALARTHDEIITITLSSGISGTYQSANSAGDMIEGADVYVFDSEISCMMQGFYVLEAARMAQDGFGSKEILSRLQKIKSQGTNAYFLVDDLSHLHRGGRLNAAQLVVGSLLQIKPVLTFEDKQIVPYEKIRTRKKALNKIMTLFDEAAKGGDLINATLIYSTNKEEAENLKAELEEKYTNVNIILSYFGPVIATHLGEGALGLGWYRV, from the coding sequence ATGAAAACAGTTGCTATTGTAACAGATAGTACCGCTTATATACCTGAATCGATGTTAACCGAGTACGAAATAACAATGGTTCCACTTAGCGTGATATTTGATAACGAATCTTATTTAGAAGAAAAAGAAATTCAAGCAGATGATTTTTTTGAAAAGGTGAAGAAAGAAAATATTCTACCTAAAACTTCACAGCCTTCGATTGGAAGTTTTGTTGAAACGTATGAAGCATTGGCGCGTACACACGATGAAATAATCACAATTACGTTATCGAGTGGAATTAGCGGAACTTACCAGTCCGCCAATTCAGCTGGCGATATGATTGAAGGGGCAGACGTATACGTTTTTGATTCTGAAATCAGCTGTATGATGCAAGGATTTTATGTTTTGGAAGCGGCCCGTATGGCTCAAGATGGATTTGGAAGTAAAGAGATCTTAAGTAGACTTCAAAAAATTAAGAGCCAGGGTACGAACGCTTATTTTCTTGTCGATGATCTTAGTCATTTGCATAGAGGCGGACGGTTAAATGCAGCACAGCTCGTTGTCGGGAGTCTTCTCCAAATAAAGCCAGTGCTAACCTTCGAAGATAAACAAATCGTACCGTATGAAAAAATTAGAACGCGAAAAAAAGCACTCAATAAAATCATGACACTATTTGATGAGGCGGCAAAAGGCGGCGACCTGATAAATGCGACATTAATTTATTCGACAAACAAGGAAGAAGCAGAAAATCTAAAAGCTGAACTAGAAGAAAAATATACGAATGTAAACATCATTTTAAGTTACTTTGGACCTGTTATAGCAACTCACCTTGGGGAAGGTGCGCTTGGACTGGGCTGGTACCGCGTATGA
- a CDS encoding YitT family protein, whose amino-acid sequence MIATLAKFTARKVSPYHRILEYVSVMVGSAIVAIAFNLFLLPNSIASGGVSGISTITKGVFDWKPAYVQWAFNIPLFISGLIFLGKKYGPKTFVGTLFLPFVVKLTENVEPATTDPLLGALFGGLGVGVGLGIVFRGKASTGGTDLAAQIVNKYTGVSLGTCVFMIDGLIVVASAFVFSLEEALYALIAMYLTGKTIDVVQLGLGYSKMALIISDKEEELREGIITVIDRGVTRISGQGGYTNDKRPILMVVVAQNEVTKLKELVKGVDPSAFVIVSNATEVLGEGFKRE is encoded by the coding sequence ATGATAGCAACGTTAGCGAAGTTTACAGCGAGAAAAGTTTCACCTTATCATCGGATATTGGAATATGTAAGCGTTATGGTTGGATCAGCCATCGTAGCGATCGCCTTTAATCTTTTCCTTCTTCCTAACAGTATTGCTTCTGGCGGAGTGAGTGGAATCAGTACAATTACAAAAGGGGTTTTTGATTGGAAACCAGCTTATGTCCAGTGGGCATTTAATATTCCTCTCTTTATTAGCGGCTTGATTTTTCTCGGAAAAAAATATGGTCCAAAGACATTCGTTGGAACACTCTTTCTGCCTTTTGTCGTGAAGTTAACTGAAAATGTTGAACCAGCGACAACCGATCCCTTATTAGGTGCTCTGTTCGGTGGTTTAGGTGTTGGTGTTGGTTTAGGAATTGTGTTTAGAGGAAAAGCTTCAACAGGTGGGACAGATCTTGCCGCTCAGATCGTGAATAAGTATACGGGAGTTTCACTTGGTACGTGTGTCTTCATGATTGATGGACTGATCGTTGTAGCATCAGCATTTGTCTTTAGCCTTGAAGAAGCTCTTTATGCCTTGATTGCGATGTACTTAACAGGCAAAACGATTGATGTTGTTCAGCTGGGCCTTGGTTACTCAAAAATGGCCCTCATTATTTCAGATAAAGAAGAAGAGCTGCGAGAAGGAATCATTACTGTCATTGATCGAGGAGTAACGAGAATATCTGGGCAGGGTGGTTACACAAACGATAAACGACCAATTCTTATGGTGGTTGTAGCGCAAAATGAAGTTACAAAACTAAAAGAGCTAGTAAAAGGCGTTGATCCGTCAGCGTTTGTTATTGTTTCGAATGCAACCGAAGTGTTAGGAGAAGGTTTTAAAAGAGAATAA
- the prfB gene encoding peptide chain release factor 2 (programmed frameshift), translating into MEMHEIRSELNTIETRLNDFRGSLDLENKRARIDELDIQMTDPDFWNDQNAAQKVINESNTLKEAVNEFDSLQESYENLEVSYELVKEENDQELFEDLEVEIKDLKKAVNQFELTLLLSEEHDKNNAILELHPGAGGTESQDWASMLLRMYTRYGEKKGFKVETLDYLPGDEAGVKSVTLNFKGHNAYGYLKAEKGVHRLVRISPFDSSGRRHTSFVSCEVMPEFNDEIEIDIRTEDLKVDTYRASGAGGQHINTTDSAVRITHLPTNVVVSCQGERSQIKNREQAMKMLKAKLYQLKIEEQEAELDEIRGEQKEIGWGSQIRSYVFHPYSMVKDHRTNMEVGNTQSVMDGDLDPFIDAFLRSRLNDQN; encoded by the exons ATGGAAATGCATGAAATTAGAAGCGAACTAAATACAATCGAAACACGACTAAATGATTTTAGGGGGTCTCTT GACCTCGAAAATAAGAGAGCCCGCATTGATGAATTAGATATTCAGATGACAGATCCAGACTTCTGGAATGACCAGAATGCTGCTCAAAAAGTGATTAACGAATCCAATACGTTAAAAGAAGCAGTGAATGAATTCGATTCTCTTCAAGAAAGTTATGAGAACCTTGAAGTTTCTTATGAATTAGTGAAGGAAGAGAACGATCAGGAGCTATTTGAAGATCTTGAAGTAGAAATTAAGGATCTAAAAAAAGCGGTGAATCAATTCGAATTAACGCTTCTCTTAAGTGAAGAACATGATAAAAATAATGCCATCCTTGAACTACACCCCGGTGCAGGCGGTACGGAATCTCAGGACTGGGCATCGATGCTCCTTCGGATGTACACACGTTATGGTGAGAAAAAAGGATTTAAAGTGGAAACACTTGATTATCTTCCGGGTGATGAGGCGGGTGTGAAAAGTGTCACGTTAAACTTTAAAGGCCATAATGCTTACGGCTATTTGAAAGCTGAAAAAGGCGTTCATCGCCTTGTTCGTATTTCACCGTTTGACTCAAGTGGTCGACGTCACACGTCATTTGTTTCATGTGAAGTGATGCCTGAATTTAACGATGAAATTGAAATTGATATTCGTACAGAAGATTTAAAAGTCGATACGTATCGTGCAAGTGGAGCTGGTGGACAGCACATTAATACGACTGACTCGGCGGTTCGAATTACGCATCTTCCAACAAATGTTGTTGTGAGCTGTCAGGGAGAACGCTCACAAATAAAAAACCGCGAACAAGCTATGAAAATGTTGAAAGCAAAGCTATATCAATTAAAAATCGAAGAACAAGAAGCAGAGCTTGACGAAATTCGAGGCGAGCAAAAAGAAATTGGTTGGGGTAGTCAAATTCGTTCATATGTCTTCCACCCCTATAGTATGGTGAAAGACCATCGTACAAATATGGAAGTCGGAAACACTCAATCTGTGATGGATGGGGATCTTGATCCTTTTATTGATGCGTTCTTGCGATCTCGTTTAAATGATCAAAATTAA
- the secA gene encoding preprotein translocase subunit SecA gives MKGLLRKIIPNGNERQITRLQKIADQVEAFSDQMQQLSDDQLRSKTEEYKERIEKGEKLDKMLPEVYATVREASDRVLGMRPFPVQIMGAAALHEGNIAEMKTGEGKTLSATMPVYLNALTGKGVHVITVNEYLAKRDAEEMGELYHFLGLTVGLNISGLSKEEKAEAYAADITYGTNNEFGFDYLRDNMVLYKEEMVQRPLHYSIIDEVDSVLIDEARTPLIISGSAEKSTTLYIQANQFVRTLKEEDDYNVDIKTKNVQLTEDGITKAEKFFSIENLYDYKHVQLNHHINQAMKANFIMQLDMDYVVQDEEVVIVDSFTGRLMAGRRYSDGLHQAIEAKEGLVIQRESMTLATITFQNYFRMYEKLSGMTGTAKTEEEEFRNIYNMNVIAIPTNKPIARMDYPDLVYKSTNGKFQALAREIEERHKKGQPILVGTVAVETSELISQFLKKRGIPHNILNAKNHAREAEIIESAGQKGSVTIATNMAGRGTDIKLGAGVLDLGGLFILGTERHESRRIDNQLRGRSGRQGDPGESRFYISMEDELMRRFGSDNMMNMMNRLGMEEDQPIESKLVSRAVESAQKRVEGNNYDARKQLLQYDDVMRQQREIIYAQRAEVLESDNLREIVETMLTSVITRIVDAHTGDEDIQEEWDHQAILDHAKGIFLQEGQVTVKDIKGLDKEEIVELLVEKMKVNYDEKEAEFEPERMREFEKVILLRSVDRKWMDHIDAMDQLRQGIHLRAYGQNDPLREYQFEGYEMFEDMVTEIEEEVSTYIMRAQIESNLKREKVAEGKAVNPKEEASSKPKPVKKKQDIGRNDPCPCGSGKKYKNCHGKAE, from the coding sequence ATGAAAGGTTTATTACGCAAAATTATACCAAACGGCAATGAACGTCAGATAACACGCCTACAAAAGATTGCAGATCAAGTGGAAGCTTTTTCAGATCAAATGCAGCAGTTATCAGACGATCAGCTTCGTAGCAAAACGGAAGAATATAAAGAACGAATTGAAAAAGGTGAAAAGCTCGATAAAATGTTACCAGAAGTGTATGCCACTGTACGAGAAGCATCAGATCGCGTTCTAGGTATGCGCCCGTTCCCTGTACAAATCATGGGGGCAGCCGCCCTTCATGAAGGAAATATTGCTGAAATGAAAACAGGTGAAGGTAAAACGCTAAGTGCGACAATGCCTGTCTACCTTAACGCATTAACTGGAAAAGGCGTTCACGTTATTACGGTCAACGAATACCTTGCGAAGCGTGATGCTGAAGAGATGGGTGAACTTTACCATTTCCTTGGTTTAACAGTAGGATTAAACATTAGCGGTCTTTCAAAAGAAGAGAAAGCAGAAGCATATGCTGCGGATATTACGTATGGAACAAATAATGAATTTGGATTTGACTATTTACGAGACAACATGGTCCTATACAAAGAAGAGATGGTACAGCGGCCTCTCCATTATTCCATTATCGATGAAGTTGACTCTGTCTTAATAGATGAAGCGAGAACACCGCTAATCATTTCTGGTAGTGCGGAGAAATCCACAACGTTATACATTCAGGCCAATCAATTTGTTAGAACGTTAAAAGAAGAAGATGACTATAATGTCGATATTAAAACAAAGAATGTCCAATTAACCGAAGATGGGATTACTAAAGCAGAGAAATTCTTCTCAATTGAAAACCTCTATGATTACAAGCATGTTCAATTGAATCATCACATTAACCAGGCGATGAAAGCGAACTTCATTATGCAGCTTGATATGGATTATGTCGTTCAGGATGAAGAAGTGGTGATTGTTGATTCCTTTACTGGTCGTTTGATGGCGGGCCGCCGCTATAGTGATGGGCTTCACCAGGCGATTGAAGCAAAAGAAGGTTTAGTCATTCAGCGTGAAAGTATGACGCTTGCAACAATTACATTCCAAAACTACTTTAGAATGTATGAGAAGCTCTCTGGTATGACTGGTACAGCCAAAACGGAGGAAGAAGAATTCCGTAACATTTATAATATGAATGTTATTGCAATACCGACAAATAAACCAATTGCTCGAATGGATTATCCTGATCTTGTATATAAATCAACGAATGGTAAATTCCAGGCACTTGCTAGAGAAATTGAGGAGCGCCATAAAAAGGGACAACCTATTCTAGTTGGTACAGTTGCAGTTGAAACTTCAGAGTTAATCTCACAATTTCTAAAGAAACGTGGAATTCCACATAACATCTTAAACGCAAAGAATCATGCGCGAGAAGCGGAGATTATTGAGTCGGCAGGCCAAAAAGGTTCTGTTACGATTGCAACGAACATGGCAGGGCGAGGAACAGACATCAAGCTTGGTGCTGGCGTATTAGATCTCGGTGGTCTTTTCATTCTAGGTACAGAACGTCATGAAAGTCGTAGAATTGATAACCAGCTGCGTGGACGTTCAGGTCGTCAAGGTGACCCTGGTGAATCACGGTTCTACATTTCAATGGAAGATGAACTAATGAGAAGATTCGGTTCAGATAATATGATGAACATGATGAACCGCCTCGGAATGGAAGAGGACCAGCCGATTGAATCGAAGCTCGTATCGAGGGCTGTCGAATCAGCTCAAAAACGCGTTGAAGGAAACAACTATGATGCACGTAAACAGCTTCTTCAATACGATGATGTCATGAGACAGCAGCGTGAGATTATTTATGCTCAGCGTGCTGAAGTACTTGAGTCAGATAATTTACGTGAGATTGTTGAAACAATGCTAACTTCTGTCATTACGCGAATTGTAGATGCTCACACTGGTGATGAAGACATTCAAGAAGAGTGGGATCACCAGGCAATTCTTGATCATGCGAAGGGAATTTTCCTTCAGGAAGGTCAAGTGACAGTGAAAGATATCAAAGGCCTTGATAAGGAAGAAATTGTAGAACTTCTCGTTGAGAAAATGAAAGTAAACTACGATGAGAAAGAAGCGGAGTTTGAACCTGAACGTATGCGTGAATTCGAAAAAGTGATTCTTCTTCGTAGTGTGGATCGCAAATGGATGGATCACATTGATGCGATGGATCAACTGCGCCAGGGTATCCACCTAAGAGCTTACGGACAGAACGATCCCCTTCGTGAATACCAATTCGAAGGATACGAAATGTTCGAAGATATGGTTACTGAGATCGAAGAAGAAGTATCGACCTATATCATGAGAGCTCAAATTGAAAGCAATTTGAAGCGAGAAAAAGTAGCAGAAGGAAAAGCCGTAAATCCAAAAGAAGAAGCAAGTTCGAAGCCAAAACCTGTGAAGAAAAAACAGGACATTGGCCGAAACGACCCTTGCCCTTGTGGAAGTGGCAAGAAATATAAGAATTGTCACGGCAAAGCAGAATAA
- a CDS encoding DEAD/DEAH box helicase yields MDWAGTAYDHEIEYGSKSMRFASDLFNNKEIIVPEFLYQSSKLPEFFPISHYTSLPQLPIHQRFKPNMKIIHFLSGRHLLRDEIPFSLQELHAHYVNGYLQLEPGIQTLHGREMCMRCGNHTFSSFSCARCQSASCQYCRNCIIMGKVTSCSPLYSAQSSQYEAIENITLQWFGKLSEGQQEASNAVISAIQNNHSVLIWAVCGSGKTEVLFHGLAYALSHHKSICIATPRTDVVLELAPRLQKVFPGLKVSPLYAGHSNPTSSFVISTTHQLIRFKDCYDVMIIDEVDAFPYSVDPSLHFHVNKARKQSGSLIYLTATPSESFLNQETLNVVRIPSRYHGYPLPVPTLQWSGNWRKKIEKGQIPSILIDWIKKQMDAQKPVLLFFPSIKIIEKVKCVFDEQQLFCEAVHSEDPNRAEKVLQFRRREIPILLSSTILERGITIENVAVAVLGAEDGVFTESALVQIAGRAGRSAFYPEGDVAFFHYGKTNAMIAAIRHIRKMNQEAEEKGWLH; encoded by the coding sequence TTGGACTGGGCTGGTACCGCGTATGATCATGAAATTGAATACGGAAGCAAATCAATGAGATTTGCTTCCGATCTATTCAACAATAAGGAGATTATCGTACCTGAATTTCTTTATCAGTCTTCTAAGCTCCCCGAATTTTTTCCGATTAGTCACTATACTTCACTCCCTCAACTACCAATCCATCAGCGGTTTAAACCAAATATGAAGATCATTCATTTTCTTTCAGGAAGACATTTGTTGCGAGATGAAATCCCTTTTTCCCTCCAAGAACTTCACGCCCACTATGTTAATGGCTATCTTCAATTAGAGCCTGGCATTCAAACACTTCATGGAAGAGAGATGTGTATGCGATGTGGGAATCACACATTTTCTTCATTTTCTTGTGCAAGGTGTCAAAGTGCGAGCTGCCAATATTGTAGAAATTGCATCATAATGGGGAAAGTTACCTCTTGTTCTCCCTTATATTCCGCACAGAGCAGCCAGTATGAAGCGATAGAAAACATAACTTTACAGTGGTTCGGAAAGCTATCGGAAGGACAACAAGAGGCATCTAATGCAGTTATTAGTGCTATTCAAAACAATCATTCGGTTCTTATTTGGGCCGTATGTGGCAGTGGTAAAACAGAAGTGCTCTTTCATGGATTGGCGTATGCCCTCTCTCATCATAAATCGATATGCATAGCCACTCCTAGGACAGATGTTGTGCTAGAGTTAGCGCCACGTTTGCAAAAAGTCTTCCCAGGACTCAAAGTTTCTCCGCTCTATGCTGGACATTCAAACCCCACTTCTTCTTTTGTTATTTCAACCACTCACCAGCTCATTCGCTTTAAGGACTGTTATGATGTCATGATTATTGATGAAGTAGATGCTTTTCCATATAGCGTCGATCCCTCTCTCCACTTTCATGTCAACAAAGCACGAAAACAAAGTGGATCACTCATTTATCTAACAGCAACACCATCTGAAAGCTTTTTAAATCAAGAAACACTAAATGTGGTGCGAATTCCTTCTCGGTATCACGGCTATCCATTACCAGTTCCTACTTTACAATGGAGCGGGAATTGGCGAAAGAAAATTGAAAAAGGGCAAATTCCTTCTATTCTGATAGATTGGATTAAAAAACAAATGGATGCTCAAAAACCAGTATTGCTGTTTTTTCCTTCCATCAAAATCATTGAAAAAGTAAAATGCGTTTTTGATGAACAGCAACTTTTTTGTGAAGCCGTTCACTCAGAGGATCCAAACCGTGCTGAAAAGGTCCTTCAGTTTCGAAGGAGAGAGATTCCGATCTTACTATCTTCTACCATACTTGAACGTGGGATAACGATTGAGAATGTTGCGGTAGCTGTATTAGGAGCGGAGGATGGCGTTTTTACGGAAAGTGCTCTCGTACAAATTGCCGGAAGAGCCGGAAGAAGCGCTTTTTATCCAGAAGGAGATGTTGCATTTTTTCATTACGGTAAAACAAATGCGATGATAGCGGCAATTCGGCATATTCGAAAAATGAATCAGGAAGCGGAGGAGAAAGGGTGGCTACACTAG
- the ftsX gene encoding permease-like cell division protein FtsX: MKIKTFGRHGKEGFKNLGRNGWMTFASISAVTVTLLLVGVCLALLLNLNAFGDQLESDVEISAFIDLTAKQDQQDELKESIENISGVETVTFQSKEEGLDNLIENLGDNGEVFESLKDENPLSDAFLVKTTDPQDVNDVAKQIQQLDNVQDVEFAEDTVNRLFKVLEIARNVGLALVVGLLFTAMFLISNTIKLTIVARSHEIEIMKLVGATNWFIRWPFLIEGILIGIFGSIIPIGILIYGYYYLIELIANRFPTLFIDLLPVTPFVYQLSGLLIVLGVIIGVWGSLTSMRKFLKV; the protein is encoded by the coding sequence ATGAAAATTAAAACGTTTGGTCGACACGGAAAAGAAGGTTTTAAGAACCTTGGACGAAATGGCTGGATGACTTTCGCTTCTATTTCTGCAGTGACCGTTACACTCCTTCTCGTTGGGGTATGTCTCGCACTGCTTCTGAATTTAAATGCATTTGGGGATCAACTTGAAAGTGATGTTGAAATCAGTGCGTTCATCGATTTAACTGCGAAGCAAGACCAGCAGGATGAACTAAAGGAAAGCATTGAGAACATTTCAGGAGTTGAAACAGTAACTTTTCAATCCAAAGAAGAAGGATTGGATAATTTAATTGAGAACCTCGGAGATAATGGAGAGGTGTTTGAGTCGCTAAAAGATGAAAATCCTCTAAGCGATGCATTCTTAGTTAAAACCACCGATCCTCAGGACGTTAATGATGTGGCAAAACAAATTCAACAGCTAGATAATGTACAAGATGTTGAATTTGCTGAAGACACAGTTAATCGACTGTTTAAAGTACTTGAAATTGCACGGAATGTTGGACTAGCGCTTGTCGTTGGATTACTATTTACAGCCATGTTCCTCATTTCAAACACAATTAAACTAACAATTGTTGCCAGAAGTCATGAAATCGAAATTATGAAACTAGTAGGAGCGACTAATTGGTTCATTCGCTGGCCGTTTCTAATAGAAGGTATTCTGATCGGAATCTTCGGTTCAATTATTCCAATAGGTATTCTAATCTATGGGTACTACTATTTAATTGAGTTAATAGCGAATCGTTTTCCGACTTTATTTATCGATTTACTACCAGTAACACCGTTTGTCTATCAGCTATCTGGGTTGTTAATTGTCCTCGGTGTCATTATTGGCGTATGGGGAAGTCTTACGTCAATGCGTAAATTCTTAAAAGTTTAA
- the cspD gene encoding cold-shock protein CspD, producing MQGKVKWFNNEKGFGFIEREDGDDVFVHFSAITGEGFKSLEEGQTVEFEIVEGARGPQAANVEKVS from the coding sequence ATGCAGGGTAAAGTAAAATGGTTTAACAATGAAAAAGGTTTTGGGTTTATTGAAAGAGAAGATGGCGACGACGTTTTTGTACATTTCTCAGCAATCACTGGTGAAGGATTCAAGTCTCTTGAAGAAGGTCAAACAGTTGAATTCGAGATTGTTGAAGGCGCTCGCGGGCCACAAGCTGCTAATGTAGAAAAAGTATCCTAA
- the raiA gene encoding ribosome-associated translation inhibitor RaiA translates to MNFNIRGENIKVTPAMREYTEKKVSKLERYFDTPPNSDVHVNMKVYNDQQMIEVTIPMPNLLLRAEEEHQDMYAAIDLVVEKLERQIRKHKTKVNRKFRQEGSVKYMFRDELNPTTTSVAEADMDEDDDLQVVKTKRFTFKPMDVEEAILQMDMLGHSFFVFSNAVTGSTGVVYRRKDGKYGLIEQD, encoded by the coding sequence ATGAATTTCAACATCCGTGGTGAAAACATTAAAGTTACACCTGCAATGAGAGAATACACTGAAAAGAAGGTAAGTAAACTTGAAAGGTATTTCGATACTCCACCTAATTCTGATGTTCATGTAAATATGAAGGTTTACAACGATCAGCAAATGATCGAAGTTACGATTCCAATGCCAAACCTTCTACTTCGCGCAGAAGAAGAGCATCAAGATATGTATGCAGCAATTGATTTGGTTGTTGAGAAACTTGAGCGTCAAATTCGCAAACATAAAACGAAAGTTAATCGCAAATTCCGTCAGGAAGGTAGCGTAAAATATATGTTCCGCGATGAACTTAACCCAACAACGACGAGTGTTGCTGAAGCTGACATGGATGAAGATGACGATCTGCAAGTTGTCAAAACGAAGCGCTTCACATTTAAACCAATGGACGTTGAAGAAGCCATTCTTCAAATGGACATGCTCGGTCATAGCTTCTTCGTCTTCTCAAACGCAGTGACAGGAAGCACTGGTGTTGTTTATCGCCGTAAAGATGGAAAATACGGCCTAATCGAACAAGACTAA
- a CDS encoding ComF family protein produces the protein MATLDRCPWCGENISNQLSWQRLFGMKNNLPCCEMCRNQLLPIIGPLCLKCGRSLQRINSRFVEGKQCSDCVRWGERGWGEVLTHNKSFYEYNDFLKNILALYKFRGDVEVGRVFSSLFLRELKRSYSFIDQVIPMPASQERMYERGFNQCEVWIEGTRFVQDSPLMRTKNEEKQSKRTREKRINREEEMFQIVEGADLVGKKLLLLDDIYTTGTTIHYAAFTLKNAGASNIYSLTLSRG, from the coding sequence GTGGCTACACTAGACAGGTGCCCATGGTGTGGAGAGAATATCAGCAATCAACTTTCATGGCAGCGTTTGTTTGGAATGAAAAACAATCTTCCATGCTGTGAAATGTGTCGAAATCAACTTCTTCCTATTATAGGGCCACTATGTTTAAAATGTGGGCGTTCACTTCAACGAATCAATTCTAGGTTTGTGGAAGGAAAACAATGTTCTGACTGTGTGAGATGGGGAGAAAGGGGATGGGGGGAGGTCCTTACTCATAACAAATCATTCTACGAGTACAATGATTTTTTGAAAAACATTCTTGCACTTTATAAGTTTAGAGGAGATGTTGAAGTAGGAAGAGTATTCTCAAGTTTATTTCTTCGTGAGTTAAAAAGATCTTATTCGTTCATAGATCAAGTCATCCCAATGCCCGCTAGTCAGGAGAGGATGTATGAAAGAGGATTTAATCAATGTGAGGTGTGGATCGAGGGCACGAGATTTGTCCAAGACTCTCCATTAATGAGAACGAAAAATGAAGAGAAGCAGAGTAAACGAACGAGAGAAAAGAGGATAAACCGAGAAGAAGAAATGTTCCAAATCGTAGAAGGGGCAGATTTAGTGGGGAAAAAGCTTCTTTTACTGGATGATATTTATACGACGGGCACGACGATCCATTATGCAGCATTTACGCTTAAAAATGCGGGTGCATCTAACATTTATTCTCTTACTTTGAGCAGGGGATAA
- a CDS encoding cytochrome c — MKKWIGILFAVVLLFSLAACGGEDSGNESESGNESASNSTSENENAGESSGEYDATAAEATYQTNCLSCHGENLQGKVGPKLSDIGSRLSKDEILAVIQNGKGQMPGNILRGDTEQEENLASWLADMK, encoded by the coding sequence ATGAAGAAATGGATCGGGATTTTATTTGCTGTTGTTTTGCTCTTTAGCCTTGCAGCATGTGGTGGAGAAGATAGTGGAAATGAAAGCGAAAGCGGAAATGAAAGTGCTTCGAACAGTACCTCAGAAAATGAGAATGCAGGAGAGTCGTCGGGCGAATATGATGCAACAGCCGCTGAAGCTACCTATCAAACGAATTGCTTGAGCTGTCATGGTGAAAACCTTCAAGGGAAAGTAGGGCCAAAGCTTTCAGACATAGGCTCTCGGTTATCAAAAGATGAAATCCTAGCCGTGATACAGAATGGGAAAGGCCAAATGCCAGGAAACATTCTAAGAGGAGATACAGAACAAGAAGAAAATTTAGCTTCTTGGTTAGCGGATATGAAATAA